The Toxoplasma gondii ME49 chromosome XII, whole genome shotgun sequence genome includes a region encoding these proteins:
- a CDS encoding hypothetical protein (encoded by transcript TGME49_251855~Predicted trans-membrane domain (TMHMM2.0):23-46), translated as MMCALYGLTLRFVGDFNTSMSDALYFFIVSVFISFFSIFRSPVIWVETQVLREYLGRTSATVDTADAERAKKG; from the exons ATGATGTGCGCGCTCTATGGATTGACGCTGCGCTTTGTCGGCGACTTCAACACCAGTATGTCGGACGCCTTGTATTTCTTCATAGTTTCTGTGTTCATCAGTTTTTTTTCCATTTTTAGGTCTCCCGTCATCTGGGTG GAAACACAAGTGCTAAGGGAATACCTTGGCCGAACGTCAGCGACTGTTGACACGGCCGACGCGGAGCG GGCGAAAAAAGGATAG
- a CDS encoding hypothetical protein (encoded by transcript TGME49_251857), with product MVSAVVSVCERPHQSFFSRLLLLLTLPKGEFSRQDVESVLHPWQMSVDEDEHLTGYTIFIEDFAILLFEGATSSLFEAIERLALLRGSDLQKQARPRIRILYFTELVFKIYQGLTLVSHRLATDNFRMPEGADAYLQSDENRQLLPSIDSLYLLDTSSVAEGLTWTESGNALRTQAW from the exons ATGGTGTCTGCTGTGGTGTCTGTATGTGAACGGCCGCATCAGTCAtttttctcgcgccttctcctACTCCTCACTCTCCCAAAGGGAGAGTTTAGCCGTCAAGACGTCGAAA GCGTCCTTCACCCTTGGCAAATGAGTGTGGATGAAGACGAGCATCTGACCGGATACACCATTTTCATTGAAGACTTTGCAATTCTGCTTTTTGAG GGCGCAACGAGTTCCCTATTTGAAGCCATAGAGCGACTTGCCCTTCTCCGTGGATCAGATTTGCAG AAACAGGCCCGACCTCGGATTCGTATTCTTTACTTCACTGAACTG GTGTTCAAAATCTACCAAGGTCTGACTCTCGTCTCTCATCGTCTGGCCACTGACAACTTCAGGATGCCC GAGGGTGCAGACGCATATCTGCAGTCGGATGAAAACCGACAGCTACTGCCTTCTATCGATTCTTTGTATCTTCTCGACACTTCGTCTGTTGCAGAGGGTCTCACGTGGACAGAGTCAGGTAACGCACTAAGAACGCAGGCGTGGTGA
- a CDS encoding hypothetical protein (encoded by transcript TGME49_251860) — MLHIGVSTDSTRNVSQVGQQASKRWLAPPSTLSHPCGCNFALEKPRKNIKTVSFQKFLPGQSIPPDEMRNFNMAWDTEIHTEERSKLAEPMYTKATIGKRSAPFFLQTPFLRSVCLQLCSFSVRKWYKRGSDMFIMSRQAKPIEQGGTVSVGCSDNA; from the coding sequence ATGTTGCACATCGGCGTGTCAACGGATTCAACACGAAATGTTTCCCAAGTAGGTCAGCAAGCCTCTAAAAGGTGGCTAGCTCCTCCCAGTACGCTGTCCCACCCTTGTGGGTGCAATTTTGCACTTGAGAAACCACGTAAAAACATCAAAACTGTATCTTTCCAAAAATTCCTCCCGGGACAGTCGATTCCTCCAGACGAAATGCGAAATTTCAACATGGCATGGGACACTGAGATACACACAGAAGAACGGTCGAAACTCGCAGAACCAATGTACACAAAAGCGACGATCGGAAAACGCAGCGCGCCTTTCTTTTTGCAGACTCCGTTTCTCCGTTCCGTGTGCCTGCAGctgtgttctttctctgtccgtAAGTGGTACAAAAGAGGATCGGACATGTTTATTATGTCCAGGCAAGCGAAGCCAATAGAGCAGGGTGGTACTGTCTCAGTCGGTTGTTCAGACAACGCATGA
- a CDS encoding histone H2Bb (encoded by transcript TGME49_251870~Gene product name based on ToxoDB Community Expert Annotation.) → MVAKKSAKVAKSKDSGKKGKGKKRAESYSSYIFKVLKQVHPETGISKKSMMIMTSFIADTFDKIATEAGKLCKYNKKDTLSSREIQTAVRLVLPGELAKHAVSEGTKAVTKYTGK, encoded by the coding sequence ATGGTGGCCAAGAAGTCCGCGAAAGTCGCCAAGTCCAAGGACTCTGGCAAGAAGGGCAAGggcaagaagagagcggagtCGTACAGCTCTTACATCTTCAAGGTGTTGAAGCAGGTGCACCCCGAGACTGGGATCAGCAAGAAGTCGATGATGATCATGACTTCTTTCATCGCTGATACCTTCGACAAAATTGCCACTGAGGCCGGCAAGCTCTGCAAGTACAACAAGAAGGATACTCTGTCCTCCCGAGAGATCCAGACTGCCGTCCGTCTTGTCCTCCCTGGCGAACTTGCCAAGCACGCCGTCTCTGAGGGCACCAAGGCCGTCACCAAGTACACTGGCAAATAA
- a CDS encoding tRNA synthetases class I family protein (encoded by transcript TGME49_251880) — translation MRLRTPSFLLSDLSSLLPLPFRTASTVASSSSPTPGTVLFPQRFSPFSPTSSTSTSAIYSAGAASSSTPPHSRSSRRSSSLRLSPLRCLPFPCLREAVSCWKNRERSLLQADTMASPFTGGLSVWDDSLLTSHVASVSTAASTSSPPANEASNATPATKRGEKEKKTSGGVTTLYDSIVNGAQWPQPRPSSLPLDERVQLCLSIAQECIQPDELRTLLEKKPFPLCYDGFEPSGRMHVAQGLLKVTNVNKLTKAGCVFVFWVADWFAMLNNKMNGDLKKIQKVGEYFIEVWKAAGMDMQNVRFLWASEEINRNSDQYWVQVMQIARSFTITRVKRCSQIMGRQEGDEQPAAQIMYPCMQCADIFYLGADICQLGMDQRKVNMLAREYCDEIKRKLKPVILSHQMLPGLLEGQEKMSKSNPDSAIFMEDTETEVNRKIKKAFCPAGVIDGNPCVTYVEQLVFPAFGEFAVKRSEANGGDVTYATVEEFRNAYIKGNLHPGDLKESLARELNRRLEPIRKHFTENEHAKQLLQQIKAYKVTK, via the exons aTGCGTTTGAGAACGCCGAGTTTTCTGTTGTCGgatctctcctcgcttcttcctcttcccttccGAACTGCTTCCACTGTggcgtcctcttcctcaccGACTCCAGGAAcggttctctttcctcagagattctctcccttctcgccgacTTCTTCGACCTCGACATCTGCCATCTACTCTGCCGGGGcagcctcttcctccacgcCTCCTcactcgcgttcttctcgccgatcctcttctctccgtctctctcctctacGTTGTCTGCCGTTTCCTTGTCTCAGGGAAGCGGTTTCTTGctggaagaacagagaacgaAGTCTTTTGCAGGCAGACACCATGGCATCTCCTTTCACGGGTGGCTTGTCTGTGTGGGATGACAGTCTTCTGACCTCTCAcgtcgcctctgtttccACCGCTGCGAGTACCTCGTCCCCCCCTGCAAATGAGGCGTCG aatGCGACACCCGCGACTaagcgaggcgagaaggaaaagaaaacttcCGGAGGTGTGACGACTCTGTACGATTCGATTGTCAACGGAGCACAGTGGCCGCAGCCgcgtccgtcttctcttccgcttgATGAACGAGTTCAactttgtctctccatcgCTCAAGAGTGCATCCAACCTGAT GAACTGAGGACtctgctggagaagaagccgttTCCGCTCTGCTACGATGGCTTCGAGCCCAGCGGGCGCATGCACGTGGCTCAGGGTCTGCTGAAAGTGACGAATGTAAACAAGCTGACCAAGGCCGGctgcgttttcgtcttttggGTTGCTGATTGGTTTGCAATGCTCAACAATAAAATGAATGGGGACCTCAAGAAG atCCAAAAGGTTGGCGAATACTTCATCGAGGTGTGGAAAGCTGCAGGCATGGACATGCAAAACGTCCGCTTCCTCTGGGCAAGCGAAGAAATCAACAGAAACTCTGATCAGTACTGGGTGCAAGTCATGCAAATTGCAAGGTCTTTCACGATCACCAG GGTCAAGCGCTGCTCTCAGATCATGGGTCGCCAAGAAGGAGATGAACAACCTGCTGCTCAAATCATGTACCCTTGCATGCAG TGCGCAGATATCTTCTACCTCGGAGCTGACATCTGCCAATTGGGTATGGATCAACGGAAAGTGAACATGCTCGCGCGCGAGTACTGCGACGAAATCAAGAGGAAGCTGAAGCCGGTCATTCTGTCTCACCAGATGCTTCCAGGCCTTCTCGAGGGTCAGGAGAAAATGAGCAAATCCAACCCAGACTCGGCCATCTTCATGGAAGACACGGAGACG GAGGTGAATCGAAAGATCAAGAAAGCGTTCTGCCCTGCTGGCGTTATTGACGGAAACCCATGTGTAACTTACGTGGAGCAGCTGGTTTTCCCTGCATTCGGAGAGTTTGCAGTCAAACGGTCGGAAGCAAACGGTGGCGATGTGACTTACGCCACCGTGGAGGAATTCAGAAATGCGTATATCAAAGGAAATCTGCATCCGGGAGACCTCAAGGAAAGTCTCGCACGGGAACTTAATCGAAGACTGGAGCCGATTCGCAAGCACTTTACGGAAAATGAGCATGCCAAACAACTGCTGCAGCAAATTAAAGCATACAAAGTGACGAAATAG
- a CDS encoding hypothetical protein (encoded by transcript TGME49_251885), translated as MAQLLPAVRSHAFVVLSRPLSSHRRNFASAAISRNALERSAPPPPSSAVSAPSSSCTAAPSGERERESDACFAQKDGEKTLPCPSLRRPYRDFLRACAKTFGEDFEARFHVTRQMTQMLRGNPFRLPTDRLIRELKDASDFVRFHIVQAQLNPDTGAYRATPTDDHIRKGDVIELSGYDAERMQKLPWLSRKPGDSLPPEPTRETSPRQSTEAKF; from the exons ATGGCACAGCTCCTTCCTGCTGTTAGGTCGCACGCTTTCGTCGTTTTGTCTCGCCCTCTCTCGTCACACCGAAGAAACTTCGCTTCTGCTGCGATTTCGAGGAATGCCCTAGAAcgctctgctcctcctccaccctcttctgctgtttctgctccttcttcttcgtgtaCAGCCGCGCCTtcaggggagagagagagagaatcgGATGCATGCTTCGCacagaaagacggagagaagacacttCCTTGCCCCTCGCTTCGTCGACCGTATCGGGACTTcttgcgtgcatgcgccaaAACATTCGGGGAAGATTTCGAGGCGAGGTTCCACGTGACCAGACAGATGACCCAAATGCTCAGAGGAAACCCTTTCCGCCTGCCCACAGATCGGCTAATACGCGAGCTCAAAGACGCGTCCGACTTCGTCAG gTTTCACATCGTTCAGGCGCAACTGAATCCTGACACCGGAGCGTATCGCGCAACGCCGACGGACGACCACATTCGGAAGGGAGACGTCATAGAACTCAGTGGCTACGACgcagaacgcatgcaaaaacTTCCTTGGCTCTCCAGAAAGCCAGGCGACTCCCTCCCACCAGAGCCCACGCGCGAGACATCCCCTCGGCAGAGCACCGAGGCGAAATTTTAG